A window of Argopecten irradians isolate NY chromosome 14, Ai_NY, whole genome shotgun sequence contains these coding sequences:
- the LOC138308170 gene encoding serine-rich adhesin for platelets-like, translated as MTEYGMCEMRPSQLRFTHDSVSYKFRNGVSLDETFRQILNDELDIHGIDCLAAMQYNGEWMVVRGNRRLYLYKKLEEVGKLTVVEVDKQYFQSQLFYRQFTSKNMGISLRIRGCSDIENKLNQIANEWRNHQTQSRSSRRRRRRFKSPRSSSTGSRNTISSNNSSVTSERSKSPRSSSTGSRNNISSNNYSVSSGRPAPTFSMGTISNSDNALTLTRPTSALSETGRFMGTNVDNECFPTTSTRQNSTWRDSSIHTGTISNRNYPLTHGRSESPATSLRMSSTGQYNLYSNTDLFHSTDTIRNGYNVLNATTSRQTPNKFSTAITQENCHYIGKSSTYNTPLGEPTTLKESTSYYAKPRPSTHIKPILKHDGRSQTHASPRTGPADVNRPSRSTVADISARGCCIIL; from the coding sequence ATGACGGAATACGGCATGTGTGAGATGCGGCCATCTCAGCTACGATTTACACACGATAGTGTAAGTTACAAGTTCAGAAATGGAGTCTCATTAGATGAGACCTTCCGTCAAATCCTGAACGATGAACTGGACATTCATGGTATAGACTGTCTTGCGGCTATGCAATATAACGGAGAATGGATGGTTGTCAGGGGGAACCGAAGACtctatttatataaaaagttaGAAGAAGTTGGAAAATTAACTGTTGTGGAAGTTGATAAGCAATATTTTCAATCGCAACTTTTTTATAGACAATTTACCTCAAAAAATATGGGCATTTCTTTACGCATTCGTGGGTGTTCCGACATTGAAAACAAGTTGAATCAAATCGCAAATGAATGGAGAAATCACCAAACGCAAAGTCGGTCGTCTCGTAGAAGAAGACGAAGGTTCAAGTCGCCTCGCAGTAGCTCGACGGGGTCAAGAAACACCATTTCAAGCAACAACTCTTCTGTCACATCAGAAAGGTCCAAGTCGCCTCGCAGTAGCTCGACTGGGTCAAGAAACAATATTTCAAGCAACAACTATTCTGTCTCATCAGGAAGGCCAGCACCAACATTTTCCATGGGGACAATTTCAAACAGTGATAACGCTTTGACGTTAACGCGACCAACGTCGGCTCTTAGTGAAACAGGGCGTTTTATGGGCACCAATGTAGATAACGAATGCTTTCCAACGACGTCAACTAGACAAAATTCCACCTGGAGAGATTCATCTATTCATACAGGGACCATTTCAAATAGAAATTATCCTCTAACACATGGGAGATCGGAATCGCCTGCGACCAGTCTCAGGATGTCATCCACGGGCCAATATAACCTGTACTCGAACACAGATTTATTCCATTCGACAGACACCATTAGGAACGGATACAACGTCCTCAATGCAACAACGTCCCGTCAAACTCCAAATAAGTTCTCTACTGCAATAACACAGGAAAACTGCCATTACATCGGTAAATCATCAACCTACAATACGCCATTGGGAGAACCTACAACACTAAAAGAAAGTACCAGTTACTATGCAAAACCTAGACCGTCCACACATATAAAACCAATACTTAAACACGACGGAAGATCACAAACGCATGCTTCACCGCGCACAGGACCAGCAGACGTAAACAGACCCTCTAGGTCGACTGTGGcag